One window from the genome of Hevea brasiliensis isolate MT/VB/25A 57/8 unplaced genomic scaffold, ASM3005281v1 Scaf254, whole genome shotgun sequence encodes:
- the LOC131176821 gene encoding 30S ribosomal protein S4, chloroplastic, translated as MSRYRGPRFKKIRRLGALPGLTSKRPKVGSDLRNQSRSGKKSQYRIRLEEKQKLRFHYGLTERQLLKYVRIAAKAKGSTGQVLLQLLEMRLDNILFRLGMASTIPRARQLVNHRHILVNGRIVDIPSYRCKPRDIITARAEQKSRAMIKNYLDSSPQEELPKHLTLHPFQYKGLVNQIIDSKWVGLKINELLVVEYYSRQT; from the coding sequence ATGTCACGTTACCGAGGGCCTCGTTTCAAAAAAATACGTCGTCTGGGGGCTTTGCCGGGACTAACTAGTAAAAGGCCTAAAGTCGGGAGCGATCTTAGAAATCAATCACGCTCCGGTAAAAAATCTCAATATCGTATTCGTttagaagaaaaacaaaaattgcGTTTTCATTATGGTCTTACAGAACGACAATTACTTAAATATGTTCGTATCGCCGCAAAAGCCAAAGGGTCAACAGGTCAGGTTTTACTACAATTACTTGAAATGCGTTTGGATAACATCCTTTTTCGATTGGGTATGGCGTCAACTATTCCTCGAGCCCGCCAATTAGTTAATCATAGACATATTTTAGTTAATGGTCGTATAGTAGATATACCAAGTTATCGCTGCAAACCCCGAGATATTATTACAGCGAGAGCTGAACAAAAATCTAGAGCTATGATTAAAAATTATCTTGATTCATCCCCCCAGGAGGAATTGCCAAAACATTTGACTCTTCACCCATTCCAATATAAAGGATTGGTCAATCAAATAATAGATAGTAAATGGGTTggcttgaaaataaatgaattactaGTGGTAGAATATTATTCTCGTCAGACTTAA
- the LOC131176822 gene encoding NAD(P)H-quinone oxidoreductase subunit K, chloroplastic-like, whose amino-acid sequence MGNEFRYIGVIRIYRSFHFRAYPNCWFSLCMEKRSIRMVLALEYSAKNNEKKNNIEKIMNSIEFPLLDRTTQISVISTTSNDLSNWSRLSSLWPLLYGTSCCFIEFASLIGSRFDFDRYGLVPRSSPRQADLILTAGTVTMKMAPSLVRLYEQMPEPKYVIAMGACTITGGMFSTDSYSTVRGVDKLIPVDVYLPGCPPKPEAVIDAITKLRKKISREIYEDRIRSQPVKRSPGGLLASVYHLTRIEYDIDQPEEVCIKVFAPRKNPRIPSVFWVWKSADFQESESYDMLGIFYDNHPRLKRILMPESWIGWPLRKDYIVPNFYEIQDAH is encoded by the exons ATGGGCAATGAGTTTCGATATATTGGGGTTATCCGTATTTATAGAAGCTTTCATTTTCGTGCTTATCCTAATTGTTGGTTCAGTTTATGCATGGAGAAAAGGAGCATTAGAATGGTCTTAGCTCTTGAATATTCcgcaaaaaataatgaaaaaaaaaataacattgaGAAAATTATGAATTCCATTGAGTTTCCTTTACTTGATCGAACAACTcaaatttcagttatttcaactacATCAAATGATCTTTCAAATTGGTCAAGACTCTCAAGTTTATGGCCACTTCTCTATGGTACCAGTTGTTGCTTCATTGAATTTGCTTCATTAATAGGCTCACGATTCGACTTTGATCGTTATGGGCTAGTACCAAGATCTAGTCCTAGACAAGCGGACCTGATTTTAACAGCCGGCACCGTAACCATGAAAATGGCTCCTTCTTTAGTGAGATTATATGAACAAATGCctgaaccaaaatatgttattgcTATGGGGGCATGTACAATTACAGGGGGGATGTTCAGTACCGATTCTTATAGTACTGTTCGGGGAGTTGATAAGCTAATTCCTGTAGATGTCTATTTGCCAGGCTGTCCACCTAAACCGGAGGCGGTTATAGATGCTATAACAAAACTTCGTAAAAAAATATCTCGAGAAATTTATGAAGATCGAATTAGGTCTCAACCGGTGAAACGGT CACCGGGCGGGCTGTTAGCTAGTGTATATCATCTTACGAGAATAGAGTATGATATAGATCAACCAGAAGAAGTATGTATAAAAGTATTTGCCCCAAGGAAGAATCCTAGAATTCCGTCTGTTTTCTGGGTTTGGAAAAGTGCGGATTTTCAAGAAAGTGAATCTTATGATATGCTGGGAATCTTTTATGATAATCATCCACGCTTGAAACGTATCTTAATGCCGGAAAGTTGGATAGGGTGGCCCTTACGTAAGGATTATATTGTTCCCAATTTTTATGAAATACAAGATGCTCATTGA